One Triticum dicoccoides isolate Atlit2015 ecotype Zavitan chromosome 5B, WEW_v2.0, whole genome shotgun sequence genomic window carries:
- the LOC119312473 gene encoding glucose-1-phosphate adenylyltransferase large subunit isoform X2, which yields MDLRVAAPASVAAGARRGVLGCARVRPLQGRRQCRPSVRVSVATTESAAAAAVAASAAEDEETTNPRTVVAVILGGGAGTRLFPLTKRRAKPAVPIGGAYRLIDVPMSNCINSGINKVYVLTQFNSASLNRHLSRAYNFSNGVGFGDGFVEVLAATQRPGSEGKTWFQGTADAVRQFAWLFDDAKSKDIEDVLILSGDHLYRMDYMDFVQSHRQRDAGISICCLPIDGSRASDFGLMKIDDTGRVISFSEKPRGADLKEMVRWRFPTANDFGSEIIPAAAREINVKAYLFNDYWEDIGTIKSFFEANLALAEQPSKFSFYDASKPMYTSRRNLPPSMISGSKITDSIISHGCFLDKCRVEHSVVGIRSRIGSNVHLKDTVMLGADFYETDMERGDQLAEGKVPIGIGENTSIQNCIIDKNARIGKNVTIANAEGVQEADRASEGFHIRSGITVVLKNSVIADGLVI from the exons ATGGACCTGCGAGTCGCTGCCCCCGCCTCCGTGGCCGCCGGAGCGCGCCGGGGCGTGCTCGGATGCGCGCGCGTCCGGCCGCTCCAAGGCCGCCGCCAGTGCCGCCCCTCCGTGCGAGTGTCCGTCGCGACGACGGAGTCTGCCGCCGCGGCCGCCGTAGCCGCC TCGGCGGCCGAGGACGAGGAGACGACGAACCCGAGGACGGTGGTGGCGGTCATCCTCGGCGGCGGCGCCGGGACGAGGCTCTTCCCTCTCACCAAGCGCAGGGCCAAGCCCGCC GTGCCGATAGGCGGCGCGTACAGGCTCATCGACGTGCCCATGAGCAACTGCATCAACAGCGGGATCAACAAGGTGTACGTCCTCACCCAGTTCAACTCCGCCTCCCTCAACCGCCACCTCTCCAGGGCCTACAACTTCAGCAATGGCGTCGGCTTCGGAGACGGCTTCGTCGAG GTTCTAGCAGCAACTCAGAGGCCTGGATCGGAGGGAAAGACGTGGTTTCAGGGTACCGCCGACGCGGTTCGGCAATTCGCTTGGCTTTTCGAT GATGCCAAATCTAAAGATATAGAGGATGTGCTGATTCTTTCTGGCGATCACCTCTACCGTATGGACTACATGGATTTTGTTCAG AGTCATCGGCAGAGAGACGCGGGGATCAGCATCTGTTGCTTGCCTATTGATGGCAG CCGGGCGTCTGATTTTGGTCTCATGAAGATAGACGACACAGGAAGAGTTATTTCATTTAGTGAAAAACCGAGAGGAGCTGATTTAAAGGAAATG GTCAGATGGCGTTTTCCCACTGCAAATGATTTTGGATCTGAAATAATTCCAGCTGCAGCAAGAGAGATTAATGTAAAG GCATATCTTTTCAATGATTACTGGGAAGATATTGGAACTATCAAATCCTTCTTCGAAGCAAATCTTGCCCTTGCTGAACAG ccttcaaagttcagcttcTATGATGCTAGCAAACCGATGTACACATCGCGAAGAAACCTACCACCATCTATGATCAGCGGTAGTAAG ATCACTGATTCGATCATTTCCCATGGATGTTTCTTGGATAAATGCAGGGTAGAGCACAGTGTCGTTGGAATCCGTTCTCGAATAGGCTCCAACGTACACCTCAAG GATACGGTAATGCTCGGTGCTGATTTCTATGAAACTGACATGGAAAGAGGCGACCAGCTGGCCGAAGGAAAGGTTCCGATTGGGATCGGGGAGAACACTTCGATTCA AAACTGCATCATTGACAAGAATGCGAGGATAGGGAAGAATGTGACCATTGCTAACGCCGAG GGTGTACAGGAAGCGGACAGGGCGTCAGAAGGCTTCCACATCCGGTCCGGTATCACGGTTGTGCTGAAGAACTCGGTGATTGCGGATGGATTAGTCATATGA
- the LOC119312473 gene encoding glucose-1-phosphate adenylyltransferase large subunit isoform X1 produces MDLRVAAPASVAAGARRGVLGCARVRPLQGRRQCRPSVRVSVATTESAAAAAVAASAAEDEETTNPRTVVAVILGGGAGTRLFPLTKRRAKPAVPIGGAYRLIDVPMSNCINSGINKVYVLTQFNSASLNRHLSRAYNFSNGVGFGDGFVEVLAATQRPGSEGKTWFQGTADAVRQFAWLFDDAKSKDIEDVLILSGDHLYRMDYMDFVQSHRQRDAGISICCLPIDGSRASDFGLMKIDDTGRVISFSEKPRGADLKEMQVDTTLLGLPKEEAEKKPYIASMGVYIFKKEILLNLLRWRFPTANDFGSEIIPAAAREINVKAYLFNDYWEDIGTIKSFFEANLALAEQPSKFSFYDASKPMYTSRRNLPPSMISGSKITDSIISHGCFLDKCRVEHSVVGIRSRIGSNVHLKDTVMLGADFYETDMERGDQLAEGKVPIGIGENTSIQNCIIDKNARIGKNVTIANAEGVQEADRASEGFHIRSGITVVLKNSVIADGLVI; encoded by the exons ATGGACCTGCGAGTCGCTGCCCCCGCCTCCGTGGCCGCCGGAGCGCGCCGGGGCGTGCTCGGATGCGCGCGCGTCCGGCCGCTCCAAGGCCGCCGCCAGTGCCGCCCCTCCGTGCGAGTGTCCGTCGCGACGACGGAGTCTGCCGCCGCGGCCGCCGTAGCCGCC TCGGCGGCCGAGGACGAGGAGACGACGAACCCGAGGACGGTGGTGGCGGTCATCCTCGGCGGCGGCGCCGGGACGAGGCTCTTCCCTCTCACCAAGCGCAGGGCCAAGCCCGCC GTGCCGATAGGCGGCGCGTACAGGCTCATCGACGTGCCCATGAGCAACTGCATCAACAGCGGGATCAACAAGGTGTACGTCCTCACCCAGTTCAACTCCGCCTCCCTCAACCGCCACCTCTCCAGGGCCTACAACTTCAGCAATGGCGTCGGCTTCGGAGACGGCTTCGTCGAG GTTCTAGCAGCAACTCAGAGGCCTGGATCGGAGGGAAAGACGTGGTTTCAGGGTACCGCCGACGCGGTTCGGCAATTCGCTTGGCTTTTCGAT GATGCCAAATCTAAAGATATAGAGGATGTGCTGATTCTTTCTGGCGATCACCTCTACCGTATGGACTACATGGATTTTGTTCAG AGTCATCGGCAGAGAGACGCGGGGATCAGCATCTGTTGCTTGCCTATTGATGGCAG CCGGGCGTCTGATTTTGGTCTCATGAAGATAGACGACACAGGAAGAGTTATTTCATTTAGTGAAAAACCGAGAGGAGCTGATTTAAAGGAAATG CAAGTTGACACCACTCTCCTCGGCTTACCGAAGGAGGAAGCAGAAAAGAAACCATACATAGCTTCAATGGGAGTATACATATTCAAGAAAGAGATACTTCTAAATCTTTTGAG ATGGCGTTTTCCCACTGCAAATGATTTTGGATCTGAAATAATTCCAGCTGCAGCAAGAGAGATTAATGTAAAG GCATATCTTTTCAATGATTACTGGGAAGATATTGGAACTATCAAATCCTTCTTCGAAGCAAATCTTGCCCTTGCTGAACAG ccttcaaagttcagcttcTATGATGCTAGCAAACCGATGTACACATCGCGAAGAAACCTACCACCATCTATGATCAGCGGTAGTAAG ATCACTGATTCGATCATTTCCCATGGATGTTTCTTGGATAAATGCAGGGTAGAGCACAGTGTCGTTGGAATCCGTTCTCGAATAGGCTCCAACGTACACCTCAAG GATACGGTAATGCTCGGTGCTGATTTCTATGAAACTGACATGGAAAGAGGCGACCAGCTGGCCGAAGGAAAGGTTCCGATTGGGATCGGGGAGAACACTTCGATTCA AAACTGCATCATTGACAAGAATGCGAGGATAGGGAAGAATGTGACCATTGCTAACGCCGAG GGTGTACAGGAAGCGGACAGGGCGTCAGAAGGCTTCCACATCCGGTCCGGTATCACGGTTGTGCTGAAGAACTCGGTGATTGCGGATGGATTAGTCATATGA
- the LOC119310445 gene encoding wall-associated receptor kinase 5-like, with protein sequence MAPVSSVAALAAVLVALQLSAAAAAAVDAHGCTRECGDVDVPYPFGVVGDPGGAGCYLPGLNLTCETSRDDPPRLLLGDGSLQVVTISLQNLTVRAVHAGDIKIDADGNGTFGGGLRVHGPYKLSDSDRNELVVTGCNVMATLYEESSHIIMSACASFCEDPNGALHSFPGNYGPGKKYCNGKECCQAPISVIRDEAAGYVTFKWFGQNRSADHEWGPPARVFVAEEGWFDNDHVGVMYPLSEDAMAVPILLDWEIVDIDPAPSIDFTTWYAPRHCTSKVASSICKSDNSECYHGRGYSCYCEEGYDGNPYVTGGCQDINECEQPGGSRCLGKCTNTQGSFECECPSGTPMSKHSRCIQESRGYSCAIVGVASGAGLVLLVFIGLFISKKLKHKRTQMLKRKFFEQNRGQLLQQLVSQRADIAERMIIPLEELEKATNNFDKARELGGGGHGTVYKGILSDLHVVAIKKPKKVVQKEIDEFINEVAILSQINHRNVVKLYGCCLETEVPLLVYEFISNGTLYDHLHVEGPRSLSWGDRLRIAIETAKSLAYLHSTASIPIIHRDIKSVNILLDDTLTTKIADFGASRYISVEKSGLTTMVQGTVGYLDPMYFYTGRLTEKSDVYSFGVMVVELLTRKKPFSYLSPSGDGIVAHFAMLFAEDNLSHILDPQIIDDWSKEVHEVATLAIACTQLKGEDRPTMRQVELTLESLRSSMHIVSDNVVDEEFENDAIPINCPINEHERGGDEDSTRQYSMEEEFMLSSRYPR encoded by the exons ATGGCACCAGTCAGCTCGGTGGCCGCGCTGGCAGCAGTGCTCGTGGCGCTGCAGCtgtctgcggcggcggcggcggctgttgATGCGCACGGATGCACCCGGGAGTGCGGCGACGTGGACGTGCCGTACCCGTTCGGCGTCGTCGGCGATCCTGGCGGGGCTGGCTGCTACTTGCCGGGCTTGAATCTCACCTGCGAGACGAGCCGCGACGACCCCCCTCGGCTGCTGCTCGGCGACGGCTCCCTCCAAGTGGTCACTATCTCCCTCCAGAACCTCACTGTGCGCGCTGTACACGCCGGCGACATAAAGATAGACGCCGACGGCAACGGAACCTTCGGCGGCGGACTCAGGGTCCACGGGCCCTACAAGCTATCCGACTCCGACCGCAACGAGCTCGTTGTAACGGGTTGCAACGTGATGGCGACGCTGTACGAGGAGAGCAGCCACATCATCATGAGCGCATGTGCCTCCTTCTGCGAGGACCCCAATGGCGCTTTGCACTCATTCCCAGGCAACTATGGCCCAGGCAAGAAGTACTGCAACGGCAAGGAGTGCTGCCAGGCGCCCATCTCCGTGATCCGTGACGAGGCAGCGGGCTACGTGACGTTCAAATGGTTCGGCCAGAACAGAAGCGCGGATCACGAGTGGGGGCCGCCCGCTCGCGTGTTCGTCGCCGAGGAGGGGTGGTTTGATAATGACCACGTTGGTGTGATGTATCCTTTGTCAGAAGATGCAATGGCAGTTCCCATTCTTCTTGACTGGGAGATTGTCGATATAGACCCGGCCCCATCAATAGATTTCACCACGTGGTACGCCCCGCGTCATTGCACAAGTAAAGTGGCCTCCAGCATATGCAAGAGCGACAACAGCGAGTGCTATCATGGTAGAGGCTATTCCTGCTACTGCGAAGAGGGATACGACGGCAATCCCTACGTCACCGGCGGCTGCCAAG ATATAAACGAGTGTGAGCAACCAGGAGGAAGTCGGTGCCTTGGTAAATGCACCAATACGCAAGGCTCTTTTGAGTGCGAGTGTCCATCAGGAACACCCATG AGCAAGCACAGCCGCTGCATACAAGAGAGTCGTGGCTATTCGT GTGCCATCGTAGGAGTTGCTAGCGGGGCAGGCCTTGTACTTTTGGTTTTTATTGGGCTCTTCATTTCCAAGAAATTAAAGCACAAAAGGACACAGATGTTGAAGCGCAAGTTCTTTGAGCAGAATCGTGGTCAATTGCTGCAACAATTGGTATCTCAGAGAGCTGATATTGCAGAAAGGATGATCATACCTTTAGAAGAGCTAGAGAAGGCAACAAACAACTTTGATAAAGCTCGTGAGCTTGGTGGTGGAGGGCATGGCACCGTCTACAAAGGTATTTTATCAGACCTACATGTTGTGGCTATCAAGAAACCAAAGAAGGTGGTTCAGAAAGAGATTGATGAGTTTATCAATGAAGTTGCTATATTGTCACAAATCAACCATCGGAATGTGGTAAAACTCTATGGTTGTTGTCTTGAAACAGAAGTCCCATTGTTGGTCTATGAGTTCATATCAAATGGAACCCTCTATGATCATCTTCATGTTGAAGGACCAAGATCATTGTCATGGGGTGACAGGCTACGGATAGCAATTGAAACGGCTAAATCCCTAGCATATCTTCACTCGACAGCTTCAATACCTATCATCCACAGAGACATCAAGTCAGTAAACATACTTTTGGACGATACTCTAACAACAAAGATAGCAGATTTTGGTGCTTCAAGGTATATTTCAGTGGAGAAATCAGGTTTAACAACCATGGTGCAAGGCACTGTCGGATATTTAGACCCTATGTACTTCTATACAGGGCGACTCACGGAGAAAAGTGATGTCTACAGTTTTGGTGTCATGGTTGTAGAACTGTTGACCAGAAAGAAGCCATTTTCATATTTATCCCCCAGTGGTGATGGCATTGTTGCACATTTTGCTATGTTATTTGCAGAAGATAACTTGTCGCATATACTAGATCCACAAATTATAGATGACTGGAGTAAAGAAGTCCATGAAGTCGCTACACTTGCAATAGCATGTACCCAGTTAAAAGGAGAGGATCGGCCAACCATGCGACAAGTGGAGTTGACACTAGAGAGCCTACGATCATCAATGCATATTGTTTCAGATAATGTGGTGGATGAGGAATTTGAGAATGACGCCATTCCAATAAATTGCCCAATAAATGAGCATGAAAGAGGCGGCGATGAGGATTCAACCAGACAATATAGTATGGAAGAAGAGTTCATGTTATCATCAAGGTATCCTCGGTAG